A portion of the Clostridium gelidum genome contains these proteins:
- a CDS encoding D-2-hydroxyacid dehydrogenase, producing MSEGEVMNINNILILLPINERQRKLIEIEAPNANYIYRTPLDVDKSIVQKADIIIGNPPAEMLIGSPNLKWLQLNSAGSDDYIKEGILKKEILLTNATGAYGLAISEHMIGVLLQLFKKLHIYRNNQKLHLWKDEGEVKSIYGSRVLIIGLGNIGGEFAKRVKAFGGYIIGVRRTNTEKPDFIDELYLMDKIDELLPIVDVVALTIPGTKETYKMFSKEKFKLMKDGAVLLNVGRGNVLDTDELCYAVESGHLLGAGIDVVDPEPLPENHRIWDIENIIITPHVSGGYHIPETLESIVQISAKNLRNFMNKDRLVNIVNFSTGYRTLNIK from the coding sequence ATGAGTGAAGGTGAAGTTATGAATATTAATAATATACTTATATTATTACCTATAAATGAAAGGCAAAGAAAATTAATTGAAATTGAAGCACCGAATGCTAATTATATATATAGAACACCGTTGGATGTAGATAAATCAATAGTTCAAAAAGCAGATATTATCATTGGAAATCCACCAGCAGAAATGCTTATAGGTTCGCCCAATTTAAAATGGTTACAATTAAATAGTGCTGGAAGTGATGATTATATAAAGGAAGGTATACTAAAAAAAGAGATTTTGCTAACAAATGCAACAGGTGCATATGGTTTAGCAATATCTGAACATATGATAGGAGTTCTTCTTCAATTATTTAAAAAACTTCATATTTATAGAAATAATCAAAAGCTACATCTTTGGAAAGATGAAGGTGAAGTTAAATCCATTTATGGTTCTAGAGTTTTAATTATAGGACTTGGAAATATTGGTGGAGAATTTGCGAAAAGAGTAAAAGCATTTGGTGGTTATATAATAGGAGTAAGGAGAACAAATACAGAAAAACCAGATTTTATTGATGAATTATACTTAATGGATAAAATAGATGAGTTACTTCCAATTGTAGATGTTGTAGCGTTAACTATACCTGGAACAAAAGAAACTTATAAAATGTTTTCTAAAGAAAAGTTTAAACTTATGAAAGATGGAGCGGTGTTATTAAATGTTGGTAGGGGAAATGTGCTTGATACAGATGAATTATGTTATGCAGTAGAAAGTGGACATCTTTTAGGCGCTGGAATAGATGTAGTTGATCCAGAACCACTTCCAGAAAATCATAGAATATGGGATATAGAGAATATAATAATTACTCCTCATGTTTCTGGAGGATATCATATTCCAGAAACTTTAGAAAGTATTGTTCAAATTAGTGCTAAGAATTTAAGAAATTTTATGAATAAAGATAGGCTCGTAAATATTGTAAATTTTTCTACAGGGTATAGAACTTTAAATATTAAATAA
- a CDS encoding aldo/keto reductase, with protein MTNNEISEIRDYVEKRKVILPDGTKVSALGQGTWYMGENYSKKNEEIKSLKLGLELGMNLIDTAEMYGDGLSEELVGEVINDIRKDVFLISKVYPNNAGLNSISKACENSLKRLKTDYLDLYLLHWRGGIPLEETIEGMERLKKEGKILRWGVSNFDTDDMEELLNKSMGGNCVVNEVLYHLGSRGIEFDLLPWQRKKNIPTIAYCPLAQGGLLKNELLRNETLDEIAEEHSVKPLQIALAWTIREKNIISIPKASTVDHVIENAKATSITLSSKDIERLEVVFQKPNRKMSLDIV; from the coding sequence ATGACTAACAATGAAATATCAGAAATTAGAGATTACGTTGAAAAAAGAAAAGTAATATTGCCAGATGGAACTAAAGTATCAGCTTTGGGACAAGGTACTTGGTATATGGGAGAAAATTATAGCAAAAAAAATGAAGAAATAAAATCTTTAAAGCTTGGGTTAGAACTTGGAATGAACTTAATTGATACAGCTGAAATGTATGGAGATGGTTTATCAGAGGAATTAGTTGGCGAAGTTATTAATGATATTAGAAAAGATGTATTTTTAATTTCAAAGGTTTATCCTAATAATGCAGGGTTAAATTCAATTTCAAAAGCTTGTGAAAATAGTTTGAAAAGATTAAAAACAGATTATTTAGATTTATATCTTCTTCACTGGAGAGGTGGAATTCCATTAGAAGAAACTATAGAAGGAATGGAAAGGTTAAAAAAAGAAGGCAAGATCTTAAGATGGGGAGTATCTAATTTTGATACAGATGATATGGAAGAGTTACTCAATAAATCAATGGGTGGAAACTGTGTAGTAAACGAAGTACTATATCATTTAGGCTCAAGAGGGATAGAATTTGATTTATTGCCTTGGCAAAGAAAAAAGAATATTCCAACTATAGCATATTGTCCATTAGCGCAAGGTGGATTATTAAAAAATGAGTTATTGAGAAATGAAACTTTAGATGAAATTGCTGAAGAGCATAGTGTGAAACCACTACAAATAGCACTTGCCTGGACAATTCGGGAAAAGAATATTATATCAATTCCAAAAGCATCAACAGTAGATCATGTTATAGAAAATGCTAAAGCTACATCAATAACTTTATCTTCTAAAGATATAGAAAGACTGGAAGTAGTATTTCAAAAGCCAAATAGAAAAATGTCACTAGATATAGTTTGA
- a CDS encoding NAD(P)-dependent oxidoreductase, producing MKLFLLNEANRCLLCKKPKCKEYCPINTPIPEVITLYKEGKLKEAGEILFNNNPLSIICSIVCPHEDQCEGHCVRGIKGEPIKFYEIEKEISGKYLNEIKFKNVSRIKDRIAIIGGGPAGLTIAFILAKKGYKITIFDSNEKIGGVLRYGIPEYRLPNNLIDKLEDKLIELGVMIRPNTLIGPVISIDRLFEEDYKAVFIGTGVWNPKTLNIKGETLGNAHFAIDYLRSPETYRLGKRVAVIGAGNVAMDAARTAKRNGCDEVTIIYRGYFEKMSATNKEIEEAKEDGVKFKLFRSPVEITEEGIKLIDTESAKDGISNKIDNKVEELFECDSIIIAVSQTPKTNIVSNTTKLETNKAGLIITDEQGNTTRPGVFGSGDVVTGARTVVEAVAHAKIVAEAIENYCNSFL from the coding sequence ATGAAGTTATTCTTATTAAATGAAGCCAATAGATGTTTATTATGTAAAAAACCAAAGTGTAAAGAATATTGCCCGATTAATACTCCGATTCCAGAAGTTATAACTCTTTATAAAGAAGGTAAGCTTAAAGAAGCAGGGGAAATATTGTTTAATAATAATCCACTTTCAATTATATGCTCAATAGTTTGTCCTCATGAAGATCAATGTGAAGGACATTGTGTAAGAGGAATAAAAGGTGAGCCAATAAAGTTTTATGAGATTGAAAAAGAGATATCTGGAAAATATTTAAATGAAATTAAATTTAAAAATGTTTCTAGAATTAAGGATAGAATTGCAATTATAGGAGGAGGTCCAGCAGGATTAACAATTGCGTTTATATTAGCAAAAAAGGGATATAAAATTACAATCTTTGATTCAAATGAAAAAATTGGAGGTGTATTAAGATATGGAATTCCAGAATATCGATTACCTAATAATTTAATTGATAAGCTGGAAGATAAGCTTATTGAGCTTGGTGTTATGATAAGGCCAAATACTCTTATAGGACCAGTTATAAGCATAGATAGATTGTTTGAAGAAGATTATAAAGCTGTATTTATAGGGACAGGTGTATGGAATCCTAAGACTTTAAATATTAAGGGAGAAACCTTAGGAAATGCGCATTTTGCAATAGACTATTTAAGATCACCAGAAACATACAGGTTAGGTAAAAGAGTTGCAGTAATAGGAGCAGGAAATGTTGCTATGGATGCAGCAAGAACAGCAAAAAGAAATGGCTGTGATGAAGTTACAATTATTTATAGAGGTTACTTTGAAAAGATGAGTGCAACTAATAAAGAAATAGAAGAAGCTAAAGAAGATGGTGTTAAATTTAAATTATTTAGGTCTCCAGTAGAAATAACTGAGGAAGGTATAAAGTTAATTGATACTGAGAGTGCAAAGGATGGAATTTCTAATAAAATAGATAATAAAGTAGAAGAATTATTTGAATGCGATTCCATAATTATCGCAGTAAGTCAAACACCTAAAACAAATATAGTTTCTAATACAACTAAACTTGAAACTAATAAAGCAGGACTTATTATTACAGATGAACAAGGCAATACTACAAGACCAGGAGTATTTGGTTCAGGAGATGTTGTTACAGGAGCAAGAACTGTAGTTGAAGCAGTGGCACATGCAAAGATAGTTGCTGAAGCTATAGAAAATTATTGCAATAGTTTTCTATGA
- the recQ gene encoding DNA helicase RecQ translates to MDNKQKIFYALKKYYGFDTLRKGQFEIINSILNGVDTFCLMPTGAGKSVCYQIPAIIFQGITIVISPLISLMKDQVDNIVGIGIKAAYINSTQSMDTIKNILIEASIGEYKIIYISPERLESKIFRDMIKDLHISQIAIDEAHCVSQWGHDFRKSYREISSFYNILKNKPIISAFTATATEEVREDSIKLLGLNNPYVYKGDINRENLNLNVLKEVDKLEILKDIIRENEDNAGIVYCASRKEVDELHYYLKDLGYNVGKYHGGLKGEEKEKFQEDFLYENLDIIIATNAFGMGIDKSNIKFIVHFTLPQNIESYYQEVGRGGRDGEQCNCYLFYCEADIRRVEYIINKSASMNRKEMQLRKFQAMIDYCNLKECYRKYILNYFGNEHKLSYCNNCSNCLNDDELKDFTRESQMILSTVFRTKEQYGISVLVDILKGFKGPKIIQNNLDKVTTYGIMKEYGNTFIKDLIKSLLNEGYVDLKEGTYSMLRLNSRSIKILKSKETVVFKILDKEETILNKELFDALKKWRKEKSYKERIKPYIIFSDTSLIAISNSKPKTLDELLEIRGVGTKKIEAYGKELLNIIQDANEKEVIL, encoded by the coding sequence ATGGATAATAAACAGAAGATTTTTTATGCTTTAAAAAAGTATTATGGATTTGATACTTTGAGAAAAGGTCAATTTGAAATTATAAATAGCATTTTGAATGGTGTAGACACTTTTTGTCTTATGCCAACAGGTGCTGGAAAATCTGTTTGTTATCAGATTCCAGCAATAATATTTCAAGGTATAACAATAGTAATATCACCACTCATTTCACTTATGAAGGACCAGGTAGATAATATTGTAGGTATTGGAATTAAGGCAGCATATATTAATAGTACTCAAAGTATGGATACAATAAAAAATATATTGATAGAAGCATCCATTGGAGAATATAAGATAATTTATATTTCACCGGAACGACTTGAATCAAAAATATTCAGAGATATGATTAAAGACCTTCATATTTCTCAAATTGCAATAGATGAAGCTCATTGTGTATCACAATGGGGACATGATTTTAGGAAGAGTTATCGAGAAATTTCAAGTTTTTATAATATTCTTAAAAACAAACCTATTATATCAGCGTTTACAGCTACGGCAACTGAAGAGGTTAGAGAAGATTCAATAAAACTTCTGGGTTTAAATAACCCATATGTATATAAAGGAGATATTAATAGAGAAAATCTAAATCTTAATGTGTTAAAAGAAGTAGATAAGCTTGAAATCCTTAAAGATATAATCAGAGAAAATGAGGATAACGCAGGAATAGTTTATTGCGCATCTAGAAAAGAAGTAGATGAGCTTCATTATTATTTAAAGGACTTAGGATATAATGTAGGGAAATATCATGGTGGACTTAAAGGTGAAGAAAAAGAAAAATTTCAAGAAGATTTTTTATATGAAAACTTGGATATAATTATTGCAACTAATGCCTTCGGTATGGGAATAGATAAGTCTAATATTAAATTTATAGTACATTTTACCCTCCCTCAAAATATAGAATCCTATTATCAAGAAGTAGGTAGAGGGGGAAGAGATGGAGAACAGTGCAATTGCTATTTATTTTATTGCGAGGCTGATATAAGAAGAGTGGAATATATAATAAATAAGAGCGCTTCAATGAATAGAAAAGAAATGCAACTTAGAAAATTTCAAGCTATGATTGACTATTGTAATTTGAAAGAATGTTACAGAAAATATATATTAAATTATTTTGGAAATGAACACAAATTGAGTTACTGTAATAATTGTAGTAATTGTTTAAATGATGATGAATTAAAAGATTTTACAAGAGAAAGTCAAATGATTTTATCAACAGTTTTTAGAACTAAAGAACAATATGGAATATCAGTACTTGTGGATATATTAAAGGGATTTAAAGGACCTAAGATAATACAAAATAATTTAGATAAAGTAACGACATATGGAATAATGAAGGAGTATGGAAATACATTTATAAAAGATTTAATTAAAAGCTTATTAAATGAAGGGTATGTTGATTTAAAGGAAGGTACATACTCGATGCTGAGACTAAATAGCAGATCAATAAAAATATTAAAAAGTAAGGAAACAGTAGTATTTAAGATTTTAGATAAGGAAGAAACAATTTTAAATAAAGAATTATTTGATGCTTTAAAGAAATGGAGAAAAGAAAAATCTTATAAAGAAAGAATAAAACCATATATAATATTTTCTGATACAAGTTTAATTGCCATATCAAATAGTAAACCCAAAACCTTAGATGAACTATTAGAAATTAGAGGTGTTGGTACTAAGAAGATTGAAGCTTATGGAAAAGAATTATTGAATATAATACAAGATGCTAATGAAAAAGAAGTCATACTGTAA
- a CDS encoding glycoside hydrolase family 43 protein, whose product MLKKGYKNPIVIQRADPLIYKHTDGYYYFTASVPEYDRIEIRKSKTLQGLSEAETFTAWTKPDEGEMSNLIWAPEIHFIQGKWYIYFAAAANGEVKGITFNHRMYVIENPNEDPLSDNWVEKGQIKTGWESFALDATTFEHKDKLYYVWAQEETEVEPESHSNLYIAEMENPWTLKTKPVLLTKPELDWEIVRFWVNEGPAILKKNGKIFLTYSASATDENYCIGMLIADENSDLLDIASWVKSQQPVFKTSWENGQYGPGHNSFTVSEDGTEDILVYHGRNYTEIAGDPLYDPNRHTRVEVIKWNEDGTPNFGVPSPDENIEELQKIKK is encoded by the coding sequence ATGTTAAAAAAAGGTTATAAAAATCCAATAGTTATTCAAAGAGCAGATCCATTAATTTATAAGCATACTGATGGGTATTATTATTTTACAGCATCAGTTCCTGAATATGATCGTATTGAAATTAGAAAATCAAAAACATTACAAGGTTTAAGCGAAGCAGAAACTTTCACAGCTTGGACAAAACCTGATGAAGGCGAAATGAGTAACTTAATATGGGCACCAGAAATTCATTTTATCCAAGGCAAATGGTATATATATTTTGCAGCAGCAGCAAATGGTGAAGTAAAAGGAATTACATTTAATCATCGTATGTATGTAATTGAAAATCCTAATGAAGATCCATTAAGTGATAATTGGGTAGAGAAAGGACAAATAAAAACAGGATGGGAATCATTTGCTCTTGATGCAACTACATTTGAACATAAAGATAAACTTTATTATGTATGGGCACAAGAAGAAACAGAAGTTGAACCAGAATCTCATTCAAATTTATACATTGCTGAAATGGAGAATCCATGGACATTAAAAACAAAGCCTGTGCTTTTAACAAAACCAGAATTAGACTGGGAAATAGTAAGGTTTTGGGTTAATGAAGGTCCAGCAATATTAAAGAAAAATGGTAAGATATTTTTAACTTATTCAGCAAGTGCTACTGATGAAAATTATTGTATAGGAATGCTTATAGCAGATGAAAATAGTGACTTGTTAGATATAGCTTCATGGGTAAAATCACAACAACCAGTATTTAAGACTTCATGGGAAAATGGTCAATATGGACCAGGACATAACAGTTTTACTGTATCAGAAGATGGAACAGAAGATATTTTAGTGTATCACGGTAGAAATTATACTGAAATTGCAGGTGATCCATTATATGATCCAAACAGGCATACAAGAGTAGAAGTAATTAAATGGAATGAAGATGGAACACCAAACTTTGGAGTACCATCGCCTGATGAAAATATTGAAGAATTACAAAAAATAAAGAAATAG
- a CDS encoding HD-GYP domain-containing protein: protein MLEEDKESRYHDIIKSMVAALEAKDLYTSGHSARVGHMAYNLGEILGMTGDELNFMHIVGDLHDIGKIGVPDRVLNKAGKLEAEEWKLMKKHCDIGYNILSKVGTFNDIPKIVRYHHERWDGKGYPEGLKAEEIPFAARILAVCDSIDAMKSDRPYRKCISDEVCRHEIRKNKGIMYDSKIAECMLENWDKIVTKLYN, encoded by the coding sequence ATGTTAGAAGAAGATAAAGAAAGTAGGTATCATGATATTATAAAAAGTATGGTCGCAGCCTTAGAAGCAAAGGATCTTTATACATCTGGTCACTCAGCTAGAGTGGGCCATATGGCATATAATTTAGGGGAAATTTTGGGAATGACAGGTGATGAATTAAACTTTATGCATATTGTAGGGGACTTACATGACATCGGTAAAATTGGAGTGCCAGATAGAGTTTTAAACAAAGCAGGCAAATTAGAAGCTGAAGAGTGGAAATTAATGAAAAAGCATTGCGATATTGGGTATAATATACTTAGTAAAGTAGGCACTTTTAATGATATACCTAAAATAGTTCGATATCATCATGAAAGATGGGATGGAAAAGGGTATCCAGAAGGCTTGAAAGCAGAAGAAATACCATTTGCAGCAAGAATATTAGCAGTTTGCGATTCTATAGATGCAATGAAAAGTGATAGGCCATATAGAAAATGCATAAGTGATGAAGTATGTAGACATGAAATAAGAAAAAATAAAGGAATAATGTATGATTCTAAAATAGCAGAATGTATGCTAGAGAATTGGGATAAAATAGTAACAAAGCTTTATAATTAA